One Corynebacterium tuberculostearicum DNA window includes the following coding sequences:
- a CDS encoding glycosyltransferase family 4 protein: MKILLLCWRDTTHPQGGGSERYLERVGEYLASEGHEVVFRTSKHMNAAHREVRDGVRYSRGGAKFGVYPRAWAAMLVGRLGVGDLRGVDAVIDTQNGIPFFARLVSGVPTVLLTHHCHREQWPVAGPLLGRLGWFLESRVAPRVYRGAPYVTVSEASREDLEALGIKGAHIIANGLDPVPDHVPSLEREAEVHLVTLSRLVPHKQIEHAMDTVAQTPGAVLDVIGSGWWEANLRAYAEEHGVSDRVRFRGQVTEDYKHALLARADALLMPSRKEGWGLAVMEAAQHGVPAVGYTFGLRDSVINGRTGILVEREEDFVAATKQLLADAPLRRTLGSNARDFAASFSWKKTGEQFAELLQGLVADTPSTKR, from the coding sequence ATGAAGATTCTTTTACTATGCTGGCGCGATACCACCCACCCACAAGGCGGTGGTTCGGAGCGCTACTTGGAGCGCGTGGGAGAGTACCTGGCGTCTGAAGGCCACGAGGTGGTCTTTCGCACCTCCAAGCATATGAACGCCGCCCACCGCGAGGTGCGCGACGGCGTGCGCTATAGCCGCGGTGGCGCCAAATTCGGCGTATATCCGCGTGCCTGGGCGGCGATGCTGGTCGGCCGCCTGGGGGTGGGAGACCTGCGCGGGGTGGATGCGGTAATCGATACCCAAAACGGCATCCCCTTCTTCGCTCGCCTGGTGTCCGGGGTGCCGACGGTGCTGCTTACTCACCATTGCCACCGCGAACAATGGCCGGTAGCGGGCCCTCTCCTCGGGCGGCTTGGCTGGTTCCTTGAGTCCCGGGTGGCCCCGCGCGTGTATCGCGGCGCTCCCTATGTCACCGTGTCTGAGGCCTCCCGCGAGGATTTGGAGGCGCTGGGCATTAAGGGCGCGCACATCATCGCCAATGGCCTGGACCCGGTTCCGGATCACGTTCCTTCCTTGGAACGAGAGGCCGAGGTGCATCTAGTCACGCTTTCGCGCCTAGTGCCACATAAGCAGATCGAGCATGCCATGGATACGGTGGCGCAGACCCCGGGCGCGGTCTTGGACGTCATCGGCTCCGGCTGGTGGGAAGCTAACCTGCGTGCCTATGCCGAGGAGCATGGGGTAAGCGATCGCGTGCGCTTTCGCGGCCAGGTGACCGAGGACTATAAGCACGCCCTGCTCGCCCGCGCCGATGCCTTGCTCATGCCTTCGCGCAAAGAGGGGTGGGGTTTGGCAGTAATGGAGGCGGCCCAACATGGGGTGCCCGCCGTTGGCTATACATTTGGCCTGCGTGACAGCGTTATCAACGGCAGGACCGGCATTCTGGTAGAGCGCGAAGAGGATTTCGTGGCGGCCACCAAGCAGCTGCTTGCCGACGCCCCCCTTCGCCGCACCCTCGGCTCCAACGCGCGGGATTTTGCCGCTAGCTTCTCGTGGAAGAAGACCGGCGAGCAGTTCGCGGAATTGCTGCAAGGGCTAGTAGCGGACACGCCATCCACAAAGCGGTAA
- the trmB gene encoding tRNA (guanosine(46)-N7)-methyltransferase TrmB translates to MNNTDNSQNTRAGEMPPGRPPQTDFNAVFDNELDYPRLGNVTFRRGTLTENQHELFEKRWPELGRTLEDEVIDLDAWFGRSGAKTIVEIGSGTGTSTAAMAPKEADTNIIAVELYKPGLAKLLGQIEREGIDNIRMIRGDGIEVMVRMFAPESLDGIRVFFPDPWPKARHHKRRIIQSGTLNLFASRLKKGGVLHVATDHAGYAEWIDELVDVEPSLDYKGWPWPECPQLVDRQVITKFEGKGLDKEHVITEYLWEKK, encoded by the coding sequence ATGAATAACACAGATAACTCTCAAAACACCCGCGCTGGAGAAATGCCTCCAGGGCGCCCGCCACAGACCGACTTCAATGCGGTATTCGACAACGAGCTTGACTACCCACGCCTAGGCAACGTCACCTTCCGCCGCGGCACACTGACCGAAAATCAGCATGAGCTTTTTGAAAAGCGCTGGCCAGAACTAGGCCGCACGCTAGAAGACGAGGTCATTGACCTCGACGCCTGGTTTGGCCGCAGCGGCGCCAAGACCATCGTGGAAATCGGATCCGGTACCGGTACCTCCACCGCCGCCATGGCGCCGAAGGAGGCCGATACCAATATCATCGCCGTCGAGCTCTACAAGCCGGGCCTGGCCAAGCTACTGGGCCAGATCGAGCGCGAGGGCATCGACAATATCCGCATGATTCGCGGCGATGGCATCGAGGTCATGGTGCGCATGTTTGCGCCGGAATCCCTTGATGGCATCCGCGTCTTCTTCCCGGATCCCTGGCCAAAGGCCCGCCACCACAAGCGCCGCATCATCCAGTCGGGCACACTCAACCTTTTTGCTTCCCGCCTGAAGAAGGGCGGCGTGCTGCACGTTGCTACCGACCACGCCGGTTACGCCGAGTGGATCGATGAGCTTGTGGACGTAGAGCCGAGCCTGGATTACAAGGGCTGGCCGTGGCCAGAGTGCCCGCAGTTGGTGGACCGTCAGGTCATCACCAAGTTTGAGGGCAAGGGCCTAGATAAAGAACACGTCATCACGGAGTATCTCTGGGAGAAGAAATAA
- a CDS encoding class I SAM-dependent methyltransferase, translated as MRHTREMATLRRSIQLLRSFRFEQTRPEIFYGGLAEDTAALVDNLGRDLGVQLFGARVLDVGGGPGYFADAFSRRGARYVGLEPDAGEMSAAGIHLSNSVRGDGTNLPFADDSFDVVYSSNVAEHIPNPWDMGEEMLRVTRPGGLTILSYTVWLGPFGGHETGLWEHYIGGGFARDRYTRHHGHPPKNVFGTSLFDVPCSAGLAWAQRTGALQLAFPRYHPSWAWWLTRVPGVREFAVSNLTLVLQK; from the coding sequence ATGAGACATACCCGTGAGATGGCCACGCTCCGCCGCTCCATTCAGCTGCTGCGTTCCTTCCGCTTTGAGCAGACGCGCCCGGAGATTTTCTACGGCGGGCTCGCGGAGGATACGGCCGCGCTGGTGGATAACCTCGGCCGCGACTTGGGCGTGCAGCTTTTCGGAGCACGGGTGCTCGATGTCGGCGGCGGACCGGGCTATTTTGCGGACGCCTTTTCCCGGCGCGGCGCCCGCTATGTGGGATTGGAGCCAGATGCCGGCGAGATGTCTGCGGCCGGCATCCATTTAAGCAATTCCGTGCGTGGCGATGGCACCAACCTGCCCTTTGCCGATGATTCCTTTGACGTGGTCTATTCCTCCAACGTGGCCGAGCACATCCCCAATCCCTGGGATATGGGCGAGGAGATGCTGCGCGTAACCCGCCCCGGCGGACTTACCATCCTGAGCTACACGGTGTGGCTCGGCCCCTTTGGCGGCCACGAGACCGGCCTGTGGGAGCACTACATTGGGGGTGGCTTTGCCCGCGATCGCTATACCCGCCACCACGGCCATCCGCCCAAAAATGTCTTTGGCACTTCGCTTTTCGACGTCCCCTGCTCCGCCGGCCTTGCCTGGGCCCAGCGCACCGGCGCGCTCCAACTCGCCTTCCCCCGCTATCACCCCAGCTGGGCTTGGTGGCTCACCCGTGTGCCAGGGGTGCGGGAATTCGCGGTTTCTAACTTGACGCTAGTGCTGCAAAAATAG
- a CDS encoding acyl-CoA carboxylase subunit beta, whose amino-acid sequence MAAKQTTAEKLADLRERLDKAQDPGSERSRKRRDEAGRTTPRQRINELLDEGSFVETGSLGKTPGDPDAIYSDGVVTGYGRISGRPVCIYAHDKTVYGGSVGVTFGKKVTEVMDMAIKIGCPVIGIQDSGGARIQDAVTSLAMYSEIARRQLPLSGRSPQISIMMGKSAGGAVYAPVTTDFVIAVDEEAEMYVTGPNVIREVTGEDITSAELGGARQQELNGNVSAVVPSEDDAFDMVRDLLDHLPLTCFDESPEFAAPADAEVAEDEDLNAFMPDDTNAGYDMMDLLTQLGDDEDLIEIQENFAPNMITAFGRIDGKTVGFVANNPMHLAGCIDADAADKGARFIRICDAYNIPLVFVVDTPGYLPGVEQEKVGLIHRGAKFAFAVVEATVPKVSLIVRKAYGGAYAVMGSKNLTGDINLAWPTAQIAVMGAAAAVVMIAGKQLEAAETPEQREMTKKMFMDFYDETMTAPYVAAERGYLDAMIQPNQSRLALRQALRQLATKQESDLPKKHTIAPM is encoded by the coding sequence GTGGCGGCCAAGCAGACAACCGCTGAGAAACTCGCTGACCTGCGCGAGCGTCTGGACAAGGCGCAGGACCCAGGCAGTGAGCGCTCCCGCAAGCGCCGCGACGAGGCTGGGCGCACCACGCCTCGTCAACGCATCAATGAATTGCTAGATGAGGGTTCCTTCGTCGAAACCGGCTCCTTGGGCAAGACCCCGGGTGACCCTGACGCCATTTATTCCGATGGCGTGGTCACCGGCTATGGCCGCATCTCTGGCCGCCCAGTGTGTATCTACGCCCACGATAAGACCGTCTACGGCGGCTCAGTCGGCGTGACCTTTGGCAAGAAAGTCACCGAGGTCATGGACATGGCCATCAAGATTGGCTGCCCAGTCATCGGTATTCAGGATTCCGGCGGCGCCCGCATCCAGGATGCGGTGACCTCGCTGGCCATGTACTCCGAGATCGCCCGCCGCCAGCTCCCGCTGTCCGGCCGTAGCCCGCAGATTTCCATCATGATGGGCAAGTCCGCCGGTGGCGCCGTCTATGCTCCCGTGACCACGGACTTTGTCATTGCCGTGGACGAGGAAGCGGAAATGTATGTCACCGGCCCGAACGTCATCCGTGAGGTTACCGGTGAGGATATTACCTCCGCCGAGCTGGGCGGTGCTCGCCAGCAGGAGCTCAACGGCAATGTCTCGGCAGTCGTCCCTTCCGAGGATGACGCCTTTGATATGGTCCGCGATCTCCTCGACCACCTGCCGCTGACCTGCTTTGATGAGTCGCCGGAGTTCGCTGCGCCTGCCGACGCCGAGGTGGCCGAAGACGAAGACCTCAACGCCTTCATGCCGGATGACACTAATGCCGGCTACGACATGATGGACTTGTTGACCCAGCTGGGCGATGACGAGGATCTCATTGAGATTCAAGAGAACTTCGCGCCTAATATGATTACCGCCTTCGGCCGCATCGATGGCAAGACCGTCGGCTTTGTGGCCAATAACCCCATGCACCTTGCGGGCTGCATTGATGCCGACGCCGCCGATAAGGGCGCGCGTTTTATCCGCATTTGCGATGCTTACAATATTCCGCTGGTCTTCGTAGTGGATACCCCGGGCTACCTGCCGGGCGTGGAACAGGAGAAGGTGGGCCTTATCCACCGCGGCGCCAAGTTTGCCTTCGCCGTGGTGGAAGCCACCGTGCCGAAGGTCTCGCTCATCGTGCGCAAAGCCTACGGCGGTGCCTATGCGGTAATGGGCTCGAAGAACCTGACCGGCGATATTAACCTGGCGTGGCCGACCGCGCAGATCGCCGTGATGGGCGCGGCCGCTGCCGTGGTAATGATCGCCGGTAAGCAGCTCGAGGCCGCCGAGACCCCGGAACAGCGCGAAATGACCAAGAAGATGTTCATGGACTTCTACGATGAGACCATGACCGCTCCTTATGTCGCGGCCGAGCGCGGCTATCTAGACGCGATGATTCAGCCGAATCAGTCCCGGTTGGCGCTCCGTCAGGCACTGCGCCAACTGGCCACCAAGCAGGAAAGCGATCTGCCGAAGAAGCACACTATTGCCCCGATGTAA
- a CDS encoding DUF3054 domain-containing protein: MRIAPIIDIIALMLFAVAARLAHGGLSFSTWVDAFWPWAVGALIGWVIILATKVQGKWKEGGIVWLSTVVGGMALWMLVNGRLPHWSFLIVATVMSALFFFGWRLFARK, translated from the coding sequence ATGAGAATCGCCCCCATTATCGATATCATCGCCCTGATGCTCTTCGCCGTGGCTGCCCGCCTCGCCCACGGCGGTTTGAGCTTTTCCACCTGGGTAGATGCCTTTTGGCCCTGGGCCGTAGGCGCGCTTATCGGCTGGGTCATCATCCTCGCTACCAAGGTCCAGGGCAAGTGGAAGGAGGGCGGCATCGTCTGGCTGAGCACCGTCGTGGGCGGCATGGCCCTGTGGATGCTCGTCAACGGCCGCCTGCCACACTGGAGCTTCCTCATCGTAGCGACTGTGATGTCAGCGCTATTTTTCTTTGGCTGGCGGCTTTTCGCCCGCAAATAA
- a CDS encoding phosphoenolpyruvate carboxykinase (GTP) yields the protein MTATIPGLVGELPTKNEKLIGWISENVELFQPDQVVFVDGSQDEADRLAAELVEKGTLIKLNEEKRPNSYLARSNPSDVARVESRTFICTENEDGAGPTNNWAPPAAMKEEMTEAFRGSMKGRTMYVVPFCMGPISDPEPKLGVQLTDSAYVVLSMRIMTRMGAEALEKIGADGNFVHALHSVGAPLEPGQEDVAWPCNDTKYITQFPETKEIWSYGSGYGGNAILAKKCYALRIASVMAKEEGWMAEHMLILKLTNPEGKKYHVAAAFPSACGKTNLAMITPTIPGWKAEVVGDDIAWLHLREDGLYAVNPENGFFGVAPGTNYDSNPIAMRTMEPGNTIFTNVALTDDGDVWWEEMSKEAPEHLIDWTGQDWTPSSSTKAAHPNSRYCVPISQCPSAAPEYDDWQGVKIDAILFGGRRKTTVPLVTQAFDWNHGTMIGALLASGQTAAAEGSVGTLRHDPMAMLPFIGYNAGDYLQHWIDMGEKGGDRMPSIFLVNWFRRGDDGRFLWPGFGENSRVLKWIIDRIEGNVEAEETVVGHTARAEDIDLEGIDFDIEDVRAALAVNPKEWEGDMQDNASYLNFLGSRVPSEVWDQFHALKERVENAS from the coding sequence ATGACCGCCACTATCCCAGGGCTCGTCGGAGAGCTGCCGACTAAAAACGAAAAGCTTATCGGCTGGATCAGCGAGAACGTTGAGCTTTTCCAGCCGGACCAGGTGGTCTTTGTAGACGGCTCCCAGGACGAGGCTGACCGTTTGGCCGCAGAGCTGGTGGAAAAGGGCACGCTTATCAAGCTGAATGAGGAAAAGCGCCCTAATTCCTACCTGGCTCGCTCCAATCCTTCGGACGTCGCCCGCGTGGAATCCCGCACCTTCATCTGTACAGAGAATGAAGATGGCGCCGGCCCGACCAATAACTGGGCCCCGCCAGCTGCGATGAAGGAAGAAATGACGGAGGCATTCCGTGGTTCCATGAAGGGCCGCACCATGTACGTGGTTCCCTTCTGCATGGGCCCTATTAGCGATCCGGAACCAAAGCTGGGCGTGCAGCTGACTGACTCCGCCTATGTGGTGCTCTCCATGCGCATCATGACCCGTATGGGTGCGGAAGCCTTGGAGAAAATCGGCGCTGACGGCAACTTTGTCCACGCCCTGCACTCCGTGGGCGCCCCGCTAGAGCCAGGCCAAGAAGATGTGGCGTGGCCATGCAATGACACTAAGTACATCACCCAGTTCCCTGAAACTAAGGAAATCTGGTCCTACGGTTCTGGCTACGGCGGCAACGCCATCCTGGCTAAGAAGTGCTATGCGCTGCGCATCGCTTCGGTTATGGCCAAGGAAGAAGGCTGGATGGCCGAGCACATGCTCATCTTGAAGCTCACCAACCCAGAAGGCAAGAAGTACCACGTTGCAGCTGCCTTCCCTTCGGCATGTGGCAAGACCAACCTGGCCATGATTACCCCAACCATCCCGGGGTGGAAGGCTGAAGTTGTCGGCGACGATATTGCCTGGCTGCATCTGCGTGAGGATGGCCTCTACGCCGTAAATCCGGAAAATGGATTCTTCGGTGTGGCTCCTGGTACCAACTACGATTCCAACCCGATTGCCATGCGGACCATGGAGCCGGGCAACACCATCTTCACCAACGTTGCGCTGACCGACGACGGCGATGTCTGGTGGGAGGAAATGTCCAAGGAGGCACCAGAGCACCTCATTGACTGGACCGGCCAGGATTGGACTCCGTCCTCCTCCACTAAGGCTGCGCACCCGAACTCCCGCTACTGCGTGCCGATTTCCCAGTGCCCGAGCGCCGCACCAGAGTATGACGACTGGCAGGGCGTGAAGATCGACGCCATCCTCTTCGGCGGCCGCCGCAAGACCACCGTCCCGCTGGTAACCCAGGCCTTTGACTGGAACCATGGCACCATGATCGGCGCTCTGCTGGCTTCCGGCCAGACCGCTGCCGCAGAAGGTAGCGTCGGCACCCTGCGCCACGACCCGATGGCTATGCTGCCGTTCATTGGTTACAACGCCGGTGACTACCTGCAGCACTGGATCGATATGGGTGAAAAGGGCGGCGACCGCATGCCGTCTATCTTCCTGGTTAACTGGTTCCGCCGTGGCGATGACGGCCGCTTCCTGTGGCCGGGCTTCGGCGAGAACTCCCGCGTGCTCAAGTGGATCATTGACCGCATTGAGGGCAACGTTGAGGCCGAGGAAACCGTCGTGGGCCACACCGCCCGCGCCGAGGATATCGACCTCGAGGGCATCGACTTCGATATCGAGGATGTTCGCGCCGCTCTCGCCGTCAACCCGAAGGAATGGGAAGGCGATATGCAGGATAACGCCAGCTACCTCAACTTCTTGGGCTCCCGCGTGCCGTCCGAGGTGTGGGACCAGTTCCACGCCCTGAAGGAGCGTGTAGAGAACGCCTCTTAA
- a CDS encoding MMPL family transporter → MFEKWGRFSYAHRRLIPAIIVAAILALFIGFGLQLEDRMSQEGWEDPNAASTNAAQIEQEAFGRDNSGDVILLFHSPDENFDAAKQHLAQLKSAYPDQIDSVTSYFDTKNPNLVNADHSLAFAAIGLKGDDEQTLKDFRTIEGALTDTTAPVEIAGATAVADALDEGMSHDISRAEKAALPLVGILLLVVFGSVVAACMPLVVGGLSILGSLGILSILAGFSQVNVFAQAVVTLLGLGLAIDYGLFMVSRFREELDKGRSTEEAVATTTATAGQTVVFSAAMVAVALSGLFLFPQAFLKSVAYGSISAVGLAALLSVTVLPSIFGMLGPKIDTWSVRRTSRTARTIQDTWWYKLPRWAMRHARGLTIAVCGLLIALTLPIMSITFGGINESYLPPDQDTRVAQDKFNEEFPAFRTEPVKLVVENASNQQLVDVVMQVRGLDGLTEPMAPTTATKDGTTVLSAGIEDRDDYAKIVHELEKVKAPEGVNLYVGGTPAMEVESLDALFHTLPWMALYVVLATFLLMALVFGSFVLPLKAIVMTLLTLGATLGILTLMFVAGLGSDILNFTPGPLMSPILVLIIAIVYGLSTDYEVFLISRMVEARRRGASTDESIAAGTAHTGGIITAAALIMIVVSGAFGFSDIVMMKYIAYGMIFALLIDATIVRMLLVPAVMHLLREDNWWAPSWLRHATTTLTGGATHRGKTVPFTELKQRLEGGK, encoded by the coding sequence ATGTTTGAAAAATGGGGACGTTTTTCCTATGCGCACCGCCGGCTCATCCCCGCCATCATCGTCGCCGCCATCCTTGCGCTCTTTATCGGCTTTGGCTTGCAGCTCGAAGACCGCATGAGCCAGGAGGGCTGGGAGGATCCCAATGCGGCGTCGACAAACGCGGCCCAGATCGAACAGGAAGCATTCGGCCGCGATAACTCCGGCGATGTCATCTTGCTCTTCCACTCCCCCGATGAGAATTTCGATGCCGCCAAGCAGCACTTGGCGCAGTTGAAATCGGCGTATCCGGACCAGATTGACTCGGTGACCAGCTACTTCGACACAAAGAACCCGAACCTGGTCAATGCCGATCATTCACTAGCCTTCGCAGCCATCGGGCTCAAAGGCGATGACGAGCAAACGCTGAAGGATTTCCGCACCATCGAAGGCGCGCTTACGGATACCACCGCACCGGTGGAGATTGCGGGTGCCACCGCGGTTGCTGACGCTCTTGATGAGGGAATGTCGCACGATATTTCCCGCGCCGAAAAGGCCGCCCTGCCGCTGGTAGGCATCCTCCTGCTGGTGGTCTTTGGCTCTGTGGTTGCGGCCTGCATGCCGCTGGTGGTCGGTGGCCTCTCCATCTTGGGCTCTTTGGGCATCCTGTCCATCCTGGCCGGGTTCTCGCAGGTCAATGTCTTTGCCCAGGCCGTCGTCACGCTGCTGGGCCTCGGCCTAGCCATCGATTATGGCCTCTTTATGGTTTCGCGCTTCCGCGAGGAGCTGGACAAGGGCCGCTCCACCGAGGAGGCCGTGGCCACCACCACCGCAACCGCCGGCCAAACCGTGGTTTTCTCCGCGGCCATGGTCGCCGTTGCGCTCTCCGGCCTCTTCCTCTTCCCCCAGGCCTTCCTGAAGTCCGTGGCCTATGGTTCCATTTCTGCGGTCGGCTTGGCCGCGCTCCTTTCCGTCACCGTGCTGCCGTCCATTTTTGGCATGCTCGGCCCCAAGATCGATACCTGGTCCGTGCGCCGTACCTCGCGAACGGCTCGCACTATTCAGGACACCTGGTGGTATAAGCTTCCGCGCTGGGCCATGCGCCATGCCCGCGGGCTGACCATCGCCGTGTGCGGCCTGCTCATCGCGCTTACCCTGCCCATCATGAGCATCACCTTCGGTGGCATCAACGAGTCCTACCTGCCGCCCGACCAGGACACCCGCGTGGCACAGGATAAATTCAACGAAGAGTTCCCTGCCTTCCGCACGGAGCCGGTCAAGCTCGTGGTGGAAAATGCCTCGAACCAGCAGCTTGTCGACGTCGTCATGCAGGTCCGCGGCCTCGACGGCCTCACCGAGCCCATGGCGCCGACGACCGCCACCAAGGACGGCACTACCGTCCTTTCCGCCGGCATTGAAGACCGCGATGACTACGCGAAGATCGTGCACGAGCTGGAAAAGGTCAAGGCCCCTGAAGGCGTAAACCTCTACGTGGGCGGTACTCCCGCCATGGAGGTGGAGTCCCTCGATGCGCTCTTCCACACGCTGCCGTGGATGGCGCTCTACGTGGTGCTGGCTACATTCCTGCTCATGGCCCTAGTCTTCGGCTCCTTCGTACTGCCGCTCAAGGCCATTGTGATGACGTTGCTGACCTTGGGCGCGACGCTGGGCATCTTGACGTTGATGTTCGTCGCTGGCTTGGGCTCGGACATCCTCAACTTCACGCCCGGCCCGCTCATGAGCCCGATCTTGGTGCTCATCATCGCCATTGTCTACGGCCTGTCCACCGATTACGAGGTCTTTTTGATCTCCCGCATGGTGGAGGCCCGCCGACGCGGCGCTTCTACCGACGAGTCCATTGCGGCCGGCACCGCGCATACCGGCGGCATTATTACCGCGGCGGCGCTCATCATGATCGTGGTCTCCGGCGCGTTCGGCTTCTCCGATATCGTGATGATGAAATACATTGCCTACGGCATGATTTTTGCCCTGCTTATCGACGCCACCATTGTCCGCATGCTCCTCGTCCCGGCCGTCATGCACTTGCTGCGCGAAGATAACTGGTGGGCCCCTAGCTGGCTGCGCCACGCCACCACCACTTTGACCGGCGGTGCGACCCACCGCGGCAAGACTGTTCCCTTCACTGAGCTCAAACAACGCCTCGAAGGGGGTAAGTAA
- a CDS encoding lysylphosphatidylglycerol synthase transmembrane domain-containing protein, translating into MKNWLRLIASFIVLLVLVYVFRDELDFLREGFSRLSHSNPAAIALVVIASIVAVLAMGEVMRLLIRAGGVKVPASETAALTLAANAWSTTLPAGPAFSAILTFYVQRTWGASVMLCGWFFVLSSAISTMWLVLIGLGGVLFLNADMALWSLIGTLVLMLALSGGLFWLTNHPDTIMRWLNRQQLIKGSKREALLDQVKNLEEVHLTRRQFGWVSFYSLANRLIDMVSLWGCVWAVTGHLPALHAGEDTTTMAGVALAYLTAKLAGSAQVTPAGLGTVEAAIIATLVATGMTAVDATGAAIIYRLISFALITIIGWVIYFWHYARKGITYAALNRKENA; encoded by the coding sequence GTGAAGAATTGGCTGCGCCTTATCGCCTCGTTCATCGTCCTGCTGGTCTTGGTTTATGTCTTCCGCGATGAGCTGGACTTCCTGCGCGAAGGCTTCTCGCGGCTTTCTCATTCCAACCCGGCCGCGATAGCACTCGTGGTCATCGCCTCCATTGTGGCGGTGCTCGCCATGGGCGAGGTCATGCGCCTGCTCATTCGCGCCGGCGGCGTCAAGGTGCCGGCCTCAGAAACCGCAGCACTGACGTTGGCCGCTAATGCCTGGTCCACCACTCTTCCGGCCGGCCCAGCCTTTTCCGCCATCCTCACCTTCTACGTGCAACGCACGTGGGGCGCGTCCGTCATGCTGTGTGGCTGGTTCTTCGTGCTGTCTTCTGCCATTTCCACGATGTGGCTCGTGCTCATCGGCTTGGGCGGCGTGCTCTTCCTCAACGCGGATATGGCGCTCTGGTCCCTCATTGGCACCCTAGTGCTCATGCTGGCGCTTTCTGGCGGCCTGTTCTGGCTGACCAATCATCCGGATACCATCATGCGCTGGCTCAACCGCCAACAGCTCATTAAGGGCTCCAAGCGCGAAGCCCTCTTGGACCAGGTCAAGAATCTGGAGGAAGTTCACCTTACCCGCCGCCAATTCGGTTGGGTGTCCTTCTACTCTTTGGCCAACCGCCTGATCGACATGGTCTCGCTATGGGGCTGCGTGTGGGCCGTTACCGGCCACCTGCCCGCCCTGCACGCTGGCGAGGACACCACGACGATGGCCGGCGTGGCGCTGGCCTATCTCACCGCTAAGCTTGCCGGCTCTGCTCAGGTCACGCCGGCCGGCCTCGGAACGGTGGAAGCCGCCATCATCGCCACTCTGGTGGCCACGGGCATGACCGCGGTGGACGCTACCGGCGCGGCCATCATCTACCGCCTCATCTCCTTTGCCTTGATCACCATCATTGGCTGGGTAATCTACTTCTGGCACTATGCCCGCAAGGGCATTACCTACGCCGCCTTGAACCGAAAGGAAAACGCATGA
- a CDS encoding NYN domain-containing protein produces the protein MSTYLLVWDAPNMDMGLGSLLGGRPTAAHRPRFDAIGRWLVHLAQDVDAEPRADVFTNVTPGGADVIRPWVEAIRNVGFGVFAKPKIHEDDDVDPDMLDHIDSLREDLAGVIVASADGQNFQEPLEELIAEGLPVTVLGFHEHAAWAVGHADINFVDLEDIEGVFREPLPRVNLDNLPEGGAWLQPFRPLAALLNNR, from the coding sequence ATGAGCACCTACCTACTTGTCTGGGATGCGCCCAATATGGACATGGGCTTAGGCTCCCTGCTCGGCGGCCGCCCCACCGCCGCACACCGCCCGCGCTTCGACGCCATCGGCCGCTGGCTGGTACACCTTGCCCAGGACGTTGATGCGGAACCGCGCGCCGATGTCTTTACTAATGTCACCCCGGGCGGCGCCGATGTCATCCGCCCATGGGTAGAAGCCATCCGCAACGTGGGCTTCGGCGTTTTTGCCAAGCCCAAGATCCACGAAGACGATGACGTGGATCCGGATATGCTCGACCACATCGACAGCCTCCGTGAGGATCTAGCCGGCGTGATTGTTGCCTCCGCCGATGGCCAGAATTTCCAGGAACCTTTGGAAGAGCTCATCGCGGAAGGCCTTCCGGTAACGGTCCTCGGTTTCCACGAGCATGCAGCATGGGCCGTAGGCCACGCAGACATCAATTTTGTGGACCTGGAAGATATCGAGGGTGTATTCCGCGAGCCGCTACCGCGCGTGAACCTGGATAATCTGCCAGAGGGTGGTGCATGGCTGCAGCCATTCCGTCCCCTGGCTGCGCTGCTTAATAACCGCTAG